One window of the Desulfobulbaceae bacterium genome contains the following:
- a CDS encoding cbb3-type cytochrome c oxidase subunit I, translating to MSTATEAYTYDAVKGFTFSSMLWGAVTVLVGILISAQLVYPELNFAPWLTYGRLRPLHTNAGAIGFGIGAIFGVSFYITQRLTGTKLVFPKLARVQLWLFNIAVVLAALSLLGGMNTTKEYAELEWPLDIVVVILWVMFAINILGTIYKRKHLQMYISLWYIIATVVAVAILYIVNNLAIPVSLTKSYSVFSGVNDANVQWWYGHNAVGFIFTTPILAMFYYFFPKSVNLPIFSHRLSIVAFWSLVFAYLWTGAHHLVYTPTPDWIQTLAIAFTIFLIAPSWGSVVNGYYTMGGNWDMMKEKDNYLIKFFITGITFYGLQTVQGPSQGLRTVSALMHYTDYVPGHVHMGTMGWVTMTISASIYYMIPHIYKTKIFSIKLANLHFYLVFVGQIMFSITMWITGLQQGAMWRKTDPDGSLTYSFIETNLANIHYWNLRTFAGIIFLAGFLVFVYNIAMTVKTAKIGNLQGEVA from the coding sequence ATGTCAACAGCAACAGAAGCATATACCTATGACGCTGTGAAAGGGTTCACCTTTTCATCGATGTTATGGGGAGCCGTAACTGTGTTAGTGGGTATTCTCATATCTGCGCAACTGGTTTACCCGGAGCTTAATTTTGCTCCGTGGCTAACCTATGGACGCCTGCGTCCTCTCCATACTAACGCGGGTGCTATTGGATTCGGAATTGGCGCAATCTTTGGTGTCTCCTTTTACATCACCCAGCGATTAACAGGCACAAAACTTGTCTTTCCCAAGCTCGCACGTGTGCAGCTCTGGCTGTTCAACATTGCGGTTGTTTTAGCGGCCTTAAGCCTCTTAGGCGGTATGAACACCACCAAAGAATACGCCGAGTTAGAATGGCCACTTGATATTGTCGTGGTCATCCTATGGGTTATGTTTGCCATAAATATTTTAGGGACAATTTACAAGCGTAAACACCTCCAGATGTACATCTCCCTCTGGTACATCATTGCCACAGTGGTGGCAGTTGCTATTCTCTATATTGTCAACAATCTTGCCATTCCGGTAAGTTTGACAAAATCATACTCCGTTTTCAGCGGCGTCAATGACGCTAATGTCCAATGGTGGTACGGCCACAATGCGGTTGGCTTTATTTTTACGACACCCATCTTGGCAATGTTTTATTATTTTTTCCCAAAGTCAGTCAACCTGCCAATATTCAGCCATCGCTTGTCAATTGTGGCTTTCTGGAGTCTAGTTTTCGCCTATTTATGGACGGGGGCCCATCATCTTGTTTACACTCCGACACCTGACTGGATTCAGACTCTGGCCATCGCCTTTACCATTTTCCTGATCGCACCATCATGGGGCTCTGTAGTAAATGGCTATTACACCATGGGCGGCAATTGGGACATGATGAAAGAGAAGGATAATTATCTGATCAAGTTTTTCATCACGGGCATCACTTTCTACGGCTTGCAGACAGTTCAGGGGCCATCGCAGGGTCTACGAACCGTGTCGGCCCTAATGCATTATACCGATTATGTGCCTGGCCATGTGCACATGGGCACCATGGGCTGGGTTACCATGACCATTTCTGCCTCAATTTACTATATGATCCCCCATATATACAAAACGAAGATTTTCAGTATAAAACTTGCCAATCTCCATTTCTACCTGGTTTTTGTTGGACAGATTATGTTTTCAATTACCATGTGGATTACAGGCCTCCAGCAAGGTGCCATGTGGCGCAAAACCGACCCTGACGGATCGTTGACCTACAGTTTTATTGAAACAAATCTTGCAAATATTCATTATTGGAATCTTCGAACCTTTGCCGGCATAATTTTTCTGGCAGGCTTCCTGGTGTTCGTCTACAACATTGCAATGACTGTGAAAACTGCAAAAATTGGCAATTTACAAGGGGAGGTGGCCTAA